In Bacteroidota bacterium, the genomic stretch TCCGGATAGATTTTGGCTTTGATTGTTCGCCTCATTAGATCCGGCCAAAACAAACATAAATACAATTAACTCCTTATTTTTGGCTAAACGATCTTCCTTTTTTATTCTTGCAATTGCATCTAACAATACATCCAATCCTTTGTTTCGATACTCATATCGACCAGATGTTGACAGAATGAATGCATTTTCTTCATCAATATCCTTTTGAAGAAATTTAGAGGCTATTTCCAATAGTCTTTTTCTGTTTTTCTTGAAGTGCTCTGGATTTTTCTGATAATCGGGCACTTTGCTCATATCAAATCCATTTGGCAAAACCTGATCGACAGGCACATTCAGTAAATGTTTTGCTTCCATGGCTGTAATATCACTCACAGTTGTAAAGCTATCTGCCTCGTGTGCACAAATCTTCTCCATCGAATATTTTGCCAGAATATTAAATCGTGCTGCTTCACTATCTGGATTAATATTTTCAATAACACGATACAAATCAATTCCATTACCTGCAATGGAACGCCCTAGAATAGTAGCATGGGTTGTAAACACAGTACTGATATGTGGCGCATACTTTCTCAGATAGAGCAAACCAGAGCCTGTCATCCACTCATGGAAATGAGCAATTGTTTCCAGATCATCATAAATATCGCTAATTGCCTCAATTACTCTTCCTGCATGATTGGCAAAGGAAACTGGTTCAATATAGTCCCATCCTCCGGTCATTGAGTCAACACCATATTCTTCCCATAATTCAAAAAGGATTTTATCTTTATCGACTATAGATGGAGGAACTAAAATAACAGCTGGTTTTTCGGGTAAATCCCAATATCCCACTTTTGCAAGTATTCCAAGGTGATCCAATTTGTGTTTGATGGTCAACATACTTGCTGAGTTCGATTCAACAAAGCCAGGATTTGAGTCCAGGAGAGGTCCTATTAGAAAATAGTTTTTACCAAATGCAGCGGTTGCTTGCTCCAATTTTGATGTAATAACAGTATATATTCCACCTACTTTATTACATACCTCCCAGGATACTTCAAAAAGTAATTTATGATTCATTTTTTGCACGTTCGATATTTATTAATCTTGTTATTTGGGTAGTTGGCTAAAATCAATACACAGAAAAATCCAAAGTTTCTTCAGTGATTATTTTAGTAAATTCTTTTGCTTCAATATTTCAATCAGGTCATTTAATACGTTTGCATAAATAACATAGGCATCATACGGACTTTCGTAGGGATTAAAATATTTATGTACATCACCATCAGAAAACCATTTTGTACACATATAATAAAAATGATCGGATGTCAATAGTTTTCGCCAAGTGTGAATGAGGTTATTGTCTTTAGAAGCTTTTACTGCTTGCTCTATTTCGTATATTTTTTCAATAGCAGAATCCTGCAAAGGATTGCCCAACCATGCTGTTAAATCTCTTTCAAGGTCTGCCCATGAAATATAATAAGGCACATCAATTTGTGACAATGGCGTATAAAAATTACTGACTTCAGCTGGTGTAATAAATTGAAAATCGGGTTTTTTGTAAATTGCTTCCGGCATTGCCTTCATAAATTCAAAAATTCCAGTATCAGCCCATTGATGCTCTCCAAAAGTTTCATAATCCATAAATAGATTAATTAACTCTCCATTTCCTGAAGTGGAATGGACCCATGAAGCAAATTTTTCGGCAGTTAAGGGATAATCTTCCCAAGCCTGATTTGAAAAACGAAAAGCAATATCGTCTGAAAGTTTGAAGTTTTTCAGCAATAAATTCAATTTATGGGTTCCTGTGGGTTGGTATAGAAAATTTGGACTTCTCCAGCCCAATATTTGATTAGCCCCTTCAGTAATCACCGTTTTATAGCCCATCTTTTCCAATTCAAGGGCTAAGTCGTTGTGATAAATTAATTCAGTATTTCGAAATGTTGAGGGTGTTTGCCCAAAAAGTTTCTGTATTTTCTCTTTGTGCATCTGTACCTGCTCTTTGAATTCTTTTTTAGAAAACAAAAACGACAACGAATGAAAATAGGTTTCGTTTATAAACTCTACCTGACCTGTTGCAGCAAGCTCTTGAAAAAGTTCAAGCACATACGGATTATACATTTCGAACTGCTCGAGCGCAACTCCTGAAATAGAAAAGGAAACTTTAAATTGGCCCGGATAACGCTTTATTAAATCCAACAATAATTTGTTTGTAGGAATATAACATTTTTCAGCAACCTTATTTAATATGCTTCGATTTGCTTCTTCATCTTCATAAAAATGGTTCTTACCAATATCAAAAAAAGAATAATCCTTTTTTAATCGAAATGGTTGGTGAACCTGGAAATAAAATACAATTGATACCATTATTAATTATTCAAGATGGTTTTGTATACGATTTTAATTTTTTCTCCGGCAAAATCCCAATGGATAAATTCCATATCGCCCTTGCTTTTTTCGGCTACTTCTTTTGCCAATTCATCATCTTCGAGAAGCATTAACATCATTTCAGCTAAACGATCGATATCCCAAAAATCGACTTTTATGGCATTATCTAAAACTTCTGCCACACCAGATTGCTTGGAGATAATGGCCGGAACATCATACAATAGGGCTTCAAAAGGAGAAATTCCAAATGGCTCAGAAACAGATGGCATCACATATACATCGCTGGTTGCATACATTTTTTCAACCTCTATTCCTTTTAAGAAACCTGTAAAATGGAATTTATCAAGCATTCTTAAACTGGCTACACGCAATATCATACGAGTTAAAAGATCACCACTACCAGCCATCACAAAACGCACATTTTTATATTTCTGAAGTACTTTATAAGCTGCTTCAACAAAATAATCAGGACCTTTTTGCATGGTTACACGACCTAAAAAAAGTACAATCTTCTCTTTTACATTTTTCTCGATTCCCAAGCGTTCCAACCGATGTTTCTTTTCAACAGCATTATGGACGACTTCTATTTTATCTGCATCAATTCCATATTTGCTAACGATGATATTCTTCGTGAAATGACTTACTGCAATTA encodes the following:
- a CDS encoding polysaccharide deacetylase family protein — protein: MVSIVFYFQVHQPFRLKKDYSFFDIGKNHFYEDEEANRSILNKVAEKCYIPTNKLLLDLIKRYPGQFKVSFSISGVALEQFEMYNPYVLELFQELAATGQVEFINETYFHSLSFLFSKKEFKEQVQMHKEKIQKLFGQTPSTFRNTELIYHNDLALELEKMGYKTVITEGANQILGWRSPNFLYQPTGTHKLNLLLKNFKLSDDIAFRFSNQAWEDYPLTAEKFASWVHSTSGNGELINLFMDYETFGEHQWADTGIFEFMKAMPEAIYKKPDFQFITPAEVSNFYTPLSQIDVPYYISWADLERDLTAWLGNPLQDSAIEKIYEIEQAVKASKDNNLIHTWRKLLTSDHFYYMCTKWFSDGDVHKYFNPYESPYDAYVIYANVLNDLIEILKQKNLLK
- a CDS encoding glycosyltransferase, which encodes MKVLMFGWEFPPIISGGLGTASYGITRGLHNSGVELAFVMPTKRGQKIDVPFKIIAADEVHLIKRYESVISEMKNIDVSVFEKKFTIAPYFTKEEYTEYLHQFRIENKQKRLELEQEGLLHFTGNYGKELMSEVHRYGIIGEILGYGEDCDIIHAHDWLTFIAGVAAKHASGKPLVIHVHATEIDRSGEHVNKEVFEIEKYGMEHADKIIAVSHFTKNIIVSKYGIDADKIEVVHNAVEKKHRLERLGIEKNVKEKIVLFLGRVTMQKGPDYFVEAAYKVLQKYKNVRFVMAGSGDLLTRMILRVASLRMLDKFHFTGFLKGIEVEKMYATSDVYVMPSVSEPFGISPFEALLYDVPAIISKQSGVAEVLDNAIKVDFWDIDRLAEMMLMLLEDDELAKEVAEKSKGDMEFIHWDFAGEKIKIVYKTILNN